A genomic segment from Cryomorphaceae bacterium encodes:
- a CDS encoding phosphoribosylglycinamide formyltransferase gives MRPVKKAPQSLAILASGTGTNADAICSHFAGNPLGKVVLIVTNNPEAGVLNVARQHGVSSAVVPNCDISTQLASMLLKHRVDWVILAGFLRKIPENVLAAFPDRIVNIHPALLPDFGGKGMYGSHVHKAVIEAGKRESGITIHRVNAQYDEGAILFQARCPVQAGDTPQSLAARIHILEHQHYPQVIEELLNSHLSPNGTL, from the coding sequence TTGCGGCCCGTGAAAAAAGCCCCTCAATCCCTTGCCATTCTGGCTTCGGGCACCGGAACCAACGCCGATGCCATTTGCAGCCACTTCGCCGGCAACCCGCTTGGCAAGGTAGTGCTCATTGTAACAAACAACCCTGAGGCCGGCGTGCTAAACGTTGCGCGTCAGCATGGAGTTTCCTCTGCTGTTGTGCCCAACTGCGACATCTCGACGCAATTGGCTTCCATGCTGCTGAAACACCGGGTTGACTGGGTGATCCTGGCAGGTTTTCTTCGAAAAATTCCTGAAAATGTGTTGGCCGCGTTCCCCGATCGCATTGTGAATATTCACCCTGCTTTGCTGCCTGACTTCGGCGGAAAAGGAATGTACGGCAGCCATGTGCACAAGGCCGTTATCGAAGCGGGAAAGAGGGAGAGTGGTATCACTATTCACCGCGTCAATGCTCAATACGACGAAGGAGCAATTCTCTTTCAGGCACGTTGTCCGGTACAGGCCGGTGATACGCCACAAAGCCTTGCAGCCCGCATCCACATCCTCGAACACCAACATTACCCTCAGGTTATTGAGGAACTTCTCAACTCCCACCTAAGCCCAAATGGAACACTTTGA
- a CDS encoding MarC family protein, which produces MEHFDFLQALTATLVLFAVIDILGSIPIILDIKKKSGDISSERATFVSLLIMLVFLFVGEKLIKLIGIDIYSFAVAGSFVIFFLALELILGVEIFKHEQAPRKVASVVPLAFPIIAGAGSMTTLVSLRAEFDTINIVIAILVNMVFVYMVLKLTNKVERLLGEVGLAIVKKVFGVILLAIAVKLFSSNAKQLFS; this is translated from the coding sequence ATGGAACACTTTGATTTTTTACAAGCCCTCACAGCCACGCTGGTGCTGTTTGCGGTGATCGACATCCTGGGATCCATCCCCATCATTCTTGATATCAAGAAGAAATCCGGTGACATTAGCTCTGAAAGAGCCACTTTTGTGTCGCTCCTGATTATGCTGGTGTTTCTGTTTGTGGGAGAAAAACTCATCAAACTTATCGGTATTGACATCTATTCATTCGCGGTGGCAGGATCGTTTGTGATTTTCTTTCTGGCCCTGGAGCTCATTTTGGGCGTGGAAATTTTCAAACACGAACAAGCCCCGCGTAAGGTAGCAAGTGTGGTACCGCTGGCGTTTCCCATTATTGCCGGAGCCGGCTCTATGACGACCCTCGTGTCGTTGCGCGCCGAATTCGATACCATCAACATTGTGATAGCCATTCTTGTCAATATGGTGTTTGTGTACATGGTGCTGAAACTAACCAACAAAGTAGAACGCTTGCTGGGCGAGGTGGGTCTGGCCATTGTGAAGAAGGTATTTGGGGTGATTCTGCTGGCTATCGCTGTGAAACTGTTTTCGAGCAACGCCAAGCAATTGTTCAGCTGA
- a CDS encoding ribonuclease HI, whose protein sequence is MAIEIYTDGSSLGNPGPGGYGLILRSGKHYKEVSAGFRRTTNNRMELLSVIVGLEMLKLPNQQVTVYSDSRYVVDAVEKGWVFNWERTGFKKKKNQDLWERFLRIYRQHRVNFVWVKGHAGHPMNERCDHLAVKAAQGRNLPPDQGFEAIEQQGNTLF, encoded by the coding sequence ATGGCCATTGAAATCTATACCGACGGCTCATCGCTGGGTAATCCCGGACCCGGTGGTTACGGCCTCATTTTGCGCTCGGGCAAGCACTACAAAGAGGTGTCGGCGGGGTTTCGGCGTACCACCAACAACCGAATGGAATTGCTAAGCGTGATTGTTGGGCTCGAAATGCTGAAATTGCCCAATCAGCAGGTTACGGTGTACAGCGACAGCAGGTATGTTGTGGATGCCGTTGAGAAAGGCTGGGTGTTTAACTGGGAACGAACGGGTTTCAAGAAGAAAAAGAATCAGGACCTTTGGGAGCGCTTTTTGCGCATCTATCGGCAACATCGTGTTAACTTTGTGTGGGTAAAAGGGCATGCAGGACACCCCATGAATGAACGCTGTGATCACCTTGCAGTGAAAGCTGCCCAAGGACGCAACCTGCCGCCCGACCAAGGATTTGAAGCAATAGAACAACAAGGCAATACCTTGTTTTAA
- a CDS encoding acetyl-CoA carboxylase biotin carboxyl carrier protein subunit, which yields MYKAKLNNRELSLELPEDGLAVMDGKKVCYDLKAIGNNEWHLIAGTRSYEVRLVGKDEETKSVTLLVNNRTYTVALRDEFDELLEKMGMSAAAGAKMNELKAPMPGLVVSVAVKPGDEVKKGDPVLILEAMKMENVIKAAGDATVQSIHIEKGQTVEKNQLLVSFG from the coding sequence ATGTACAAAGCAAAACTCAACAATCGCGAATTATCGCTAGAACTACCCGAAGACGGCCTTGCTGTGATGGACGGGAAAAAGGTGTGCTACGACCTGAAGGCCATCGGCAATAACGAATGGCACCTGATAGCAGGTACACGCTCTTACGAGGTTCGACTCGTAGGCAAAGATGAGGAGACCAAAAGTGTTACCCTTTTGGTTAACAACCGCACCTATACTGTTGCTCTGCGCGATGAATTTGATGAATTGCTCGAAAAAATGGGCATGTCAGCAGCCGCGGGTGCTAAAATGAATGAGCTGAAAGCACCCATGCCCGGTTTGGTGGTGTCTGTTGCCGTGAAGCCCGGCGATGAAGTGAAGAAAGGCGACCCCGTGCTTATTCTCGAGGCTATGAAAATGGAGAATGTGATTAAAGCTGCCGGCGATGCCACGGTGCAATCCATTCACATTGAAAAAGGCCAGACTGTTGAGAAAAACCAGTTGCTGGTAAGCTTCGGGTAG
- a CDS encoding glycosyltransferase family 2 protein yields MQPLSVVIITLNEAERIDRCIRSVQGLSDDILVVDSGSTDDTVALAEKAGARVVHQNWLGFGAQKKFATSQSRHDWVLALDADEWLSDALKQSIADVLQNPEADAYEMPRRNLFLGRWLRHGEGYPDYSLRLYNRNKANWREDRVHEAVHCSGKVGRLKGDLMHQSADTLQQYLHKHNRYTSLQAEQLFANGERFSLFKLLFSPWVRFVKFYFLRLGFLDGTAGLIHIAAGCWTVFAKHSKLLELQQRDTAKKG; encoded by the coding sequence ATGCAGCCCCTATCTGTTGTAATCATTACCCTTAACGAAGCCGAGCGCATTGATCGATGCATCCGTTCGGTACAGGGGCTTTCTGATGATATTTTGGTCGTAGATTCAGGTAGCACGGATGATACCGTTGCCCTCGCAGAAAAAGCCGGAGCCCGGGTGGTGCATCAAAACTGGTTGGGTTTTGGCGCCCAGAAGAAATTTGCGACATCGCAGTCACGTCACGACTGGGTACTGGCCCTGGATGCCGACGAATGGCTGAGTGATGCTTTGAAGCAATCCATTGCCGATGTGCTTCAAAATCCCGAGGCTGATGCCTATGAAATGCCCCGCAGAAACCTGTTTCTTGGTCGCTGGTTGAGGCATGGTGAGGGCTATCCGGATTACAGCCTCCGCCTCTACAATCGCAATAAGGCAAACTGGCGCGAAGACCGTGTACACGAGGCCGTTCATTGTTCTGGAAAGGTGGGCCGCCTCAAGGGTGACCTGATGCATCAATCTGCCGATACGCTTCAGCAATACCTTCACAAACACAACCGCTACACCAGCCTTCAGGCGGAGCAGCTTTTTGCAAATGGTGAAAGATTTAGCCTGTTCAAACTCCTGTTCAGCCCGTGGGTGCGCTTTGTGAAATTTTACTTTTTGAGACTGGGGTTTTTAGATGGAACAGCGGGGCTTATACACATTGCCGCCGGCTGCTGGACCGTGTTTGCAAAGCATTCCAAACTACTGGAGCTTCAGCAGCGCGATACGGCCAAAAAGGGCTAA
- a CDS encoding S41 family peptidase, producing MKQMKTRNKWLIAALAAVLITGAGFTTVKLTDNYFEISKNLEIFTTLYRELNIYYVDETNPGELMKTGIDAMLESLDPYTNFIPEADMEDYRFMTTGQYGGIGSLIRTVDGDVYISEPYEGFPAHKSGLKAGDKVIEVDGVTIADKDQEQVSKLLKGSAGSVVKIKVQSYGDDKPRMVEVKREEIKIPDVPFYGIIDEGTGYIKLNSFTRTAGKSVREAFQDLKNNEGMEKLVLDLRGNGGGLLVEAVNITNMFIPKGLEVVSTRGKITDWDKTYKAINEPLDTEIPLVILVDEGSASASEIVSGALQDYDRAVVIGRNTFGKGLVQQTRDLFYNSKLKLTVAKYYIPSGRCIQRIDYAHKDIEGGVKEIPDSLLHRFETVGGREVIDGRGIEPDILIESEKMHKILMALLEKNLFFKYANKFSLENEDIGPPEKFGLTDEQYDHFADFVISFDVSYTTSTEKAFERLLTTAREEGYYDPATHEFEKLRERIKPYGRNDLYNFRRDIQLVLEDEIVSRYHYQTGRIKAALAKDPAVDEARTVLKNGTYKQILSAAYTRK from the coding sequence ATGAAACAGATGAAGACAAGAAATAAATGGCTCATAGCCGCCCTTGCCGCAGTGCTGATTACCGGCGCCGGTTTTACAACCGTCAAGCTAACAGACAATTACTTTGAAATCTCCAAAAACCTCGAGATTTTCACCACCCTTTACCGTGAGCTGAACATTTACTACGTAGATGAAACCAACCCAGGTGAACTGATGAAAACGGGCATTGACGCCATGCTCGAGTCGCTCGACCCCTACACCAATTTTATTCCTGAAGCCGACATGGAAGACTACCGCTTCATGACCACCGGGCAGTACGGAGGTATAGGGTCTTTGATTCGAACAGTTGATGGAGACGTATACATTTCAGAACCTTATGAAGGATTTCCTGCCCACAAAAGTGGATTGAAGGCCGGCGATAAGGTGATTGAAGTGGACGGAGTTACCATCGCCGATAAAGACCAGGAACAGGTAAGCAAATTGCTCAAAGGTTCGGCGGGATCAGTTGTGAAAATCAAGGTGCAGAGCTATGGCGATGACAAGCCCCGCATGGTTGAAGTTAAACGCGAGGAGATTAAAATACCCGATGTCCCATTCTACGGTATAATTGATGAAGGCACCGGCTACATCAAGCTAAACAGCTTTACGCGTACCGCCGGAAAAAGCGTGCGCGAGGCCTTCCAGGATCTCAAGAACAATGAGGGAATGGAAAAACTTGTGCTCGACCTGCGAGGTAATGGCGGGGGCTTGCTGGTAGAAGCCGTGAATATCACCAATATGTTTATCCCCAAGGGCCTTGAAGTGGTTAGTACGCGGGGCAAAATCACAGACTGGGACAAAACCTACAAAGCCATCAATGAGCCGCTCGACACCGAAATTCCGCTGGTTATTCTTGTGGATGAAGGCTCAGCCTCGGCGTCAGAAATTGTGTCGGGAGCACTGCAGGATTACGACAGGGCTGTTGTGATAGGGCGCAACACCTTCGGAAAAGGTTTGGTGCAGCAAACCCGTGATCTTTTCTACAACTCCAAGCTCAAGCTCACCGTTGCCAAGTATTACATCCCCAGCGGCCGTTGTATTCAGCGAATTGACTATGCGCATAAAGACATTGAAGGAGGAGTGAAAGAAATTCCCGACTCACTTCTTCATCGCTTCGAAACCGTGGGTGGCCGCGAAGTAATTGACGGGCGTGGTATTGAGCCGGATATTCTCATAGAGTCAGAGAAGATGCACAAAATCCTCATGGCTTTGCTCGAAAAGAACCTCTTCTTCAAATATGCGAACAAATTCTCGCTTGAGAATGAAGACATCGGTCCACCCGAAAAGTTTGGACTAACTGACGAGCAGTATGACCACTTTGCAGACTTTGTCATCAGCTTTGATGTGAGCTACACCACCAGTACTGAAAAGGCCTTTGAGCGCTTGCTCACCACGGCCCGTGAGGAAGGTTACTACGACCCGGCTACCCATGAGTTTGAAAAGCTGCGAGAGCGCATCAAGCCTTATGGCCGCAATGATTTGTACAATTTCCGCAGAGACATACAGTTGGTGCTCGAAGACGAAATTGTATCGCGCTACCACTACCAAACCGGACGCATTAAGGCTGCGCTTGCCAAAGACCCTGCTGTGGATGAAGCCCGAACTGTGCTGAAAAATGGCACCTACAAACAAATACTCAGCGCGGCATATACCCGCAAATAA
- the rnpA gene encoding ribonuclease P protein component gives MRNTFRKSERLNGKKALEEVYRHGRVVKCYPFIARYKPADQEESSPVRLAISVPKRKVKRAVNRNRIKRHVREAYRIRKHELYDLLQSANQHWHVLLIFVGSADVSQKIVNEKISSILARFCEEVVNKHETDEDKK, from the coding sequence ATGCGCAATACTTTCCGAAAAAGCGAACGACTCAACGGCAAAAAGGCCTTAGAAGAGGTTTACCGCCATGGGAGAGTTGTAAAATGTTACCCCTTTATTGCGCGATACAAGCCAGCTGATCAAGAAGAAAGCTCGCCTGTAAGGCTCGCCATCAGCGTGCCCAAAAGAAAGGTAAAACGAGCGGTGAACCGAAACAGAATTAAACGCCATGTACGTGAAGCCTACCGCATCCGGAAGCACGAACTTTATGATTTGCTCCAGTCTGCGAACCAACACTGGCATGTGTTGCTTATCTTTGTGGGAAGCGCAGATGTGAGCCAAAAAATCGTAAACGAAAAAATATCCTCCATACTGGCACGTTTTTGCGAGGAAGTTGTGAACAAGCATGAAACAGATGAAGACAAGAAATAA
- a CDS encoding uroporphyrinogen-III synthase, with the protein MKVKTILVSQPEPSTEKSPYFDLASKYKLKIDFRPFIHVEAVPAKDFRKQKISILEHTAVILTSRNAVDHFFRMCTEMRITVPDSLKYFCISEATAYYLQKYVTYRKRKIFFGSQTFADLMDVIKKHKNEKFLLPVSDIHKQDMITMLNAANIRYSKGIFYRTVASDLSDLKEVNYDMLVFFSPSGIKSLLENFPDFRQNGTRIAAFGPTTSQAVKDAGLRLDLHAPAPGTPSMTMAIEQYIKKEK; encoded by the coding sequence TTGAAAGTAAAAACGATACTCGTATCACAGCCAGAGCCTAGCACCGAAAAATCACCGTACTTCGATCTTGCTAGCAAGTACAAGCTTAAAATCGATTTCAGGCCCTTCATCCACGTAGAAGCAGTGCCGGCTAAAGATTTCCGCAAGCAAAAAATCAGCATTTTGGAGCATACAGCGGTGATTTTAACCAGCAGAAATGCGGTTGATCACTTTTTCCGTATGTGTACCGAAATGCGAATTACGGTGCCGGATTCATTGAAATATTTCTGTATTTCGGAGGCTACGGCTTACTACCTTCAAAAGTACGTAACCTACCGAAAACGAAAGATTTTCTTTGGAAGTCAGACTTTTGCAGATTTGATGGACGTCATCAAAAAGCACAAAAACGAAAAGTTTCTGTTGCCTGTTTCCGATATTCACAAGCAGGACATGATTACCATGCTCAACGCGGCAAATATCCGTTACAGCAAGGGCATTTTCTACCGCACGGTGGCAAGTGACCTCAGCGACCTAAAAGAGGTAAACTACGACATGCTCGTGTTTTTTAGCCCGAGTGGAATTAAATCTCTGCTCGAGAACTTTCCCGATTTCCGCCAAAACGGAACACGCATTGCCGCCTTTGGACCTACCACCTCTCAGGCGGTTAAGGATGCCGGACTGCGTTTGGACCTGCACGCACCTGCTCCCGGCACGCCGTCCATGACCATGGCCATTGAGCAGTACATCAAGAAAGAAAAATAA
- a CDS encoding DUF4271 domain-containing protein translates to MDGLDRIQPFLQEDWMLALLLVVLVGLAFIRYAYPRRLHRLVQALLRVRILLQLMREEMVLTHHTALILFLSFSATSALLLYLAAHHFGWAVTELLGPALFPVFFGLVTLVYAGKIVVVKTIQVLFLIQTILWEYLNYTFVVNALLGIAWIPLLLIALVSSEGVLQGVLYSALGIFALGWLVRVGQGIMLAFNQRVPGVYIILYLCALEILPLMVLARWVLSGSFEA, encoded by the coding sequence ATGGATGGTTTGGACAGAATACAACCTTTTTTGCAGGAAGACTGGATGTTGGCCTTGCTGCTCGTTGTGTTGGTTGGCCTGGCCTTTATCCGCTACGCATACCCGCGGCGGCTTCATCGCCTGGTGCAGGCACTGTTGCGGGTGCGTATTTTGCTGCAATTGATGCGCGAGGAGATGGTGCTCACCCATCACACTGCCTTGATTTTGTTTTTGTCGTTTTCTGCTACATCGGCACTACTTTTATATCTGGCCGCACATCATTTTGGCTGGGCCGTAACCGAATTACTGGGCCCGGCTTTGTTCCCGGTGTTTTTTGGGCTGGTAACACTGGTATATGCGGGTAAGATTGTGGTGGTGAAAACCATTCAGGTTCTGTTCCTGATTCAAACCATTCTTTGGGAATACCTCAACTATACTTTTGTGGTAAATGCCTTGCTTGGAATTGCTTGGATTCCTTTGCTGTTGATTGCCCTTGTAAGTTCGGAGGGTGTGCTTCAGGGCGTGCTTTACTCAGCGCTTGGGATTTTTGCCCTTGGCTGGCTGGTGCGGGTGGGGCAGGGAATTATGCTGGCTTTCAACCAAAGGGTGCCGGGCGTGTACATTATTTTGTACCTTTGCGCACTCGAAATTTTACCCCTCATGGTATTGGCCAGATGGGTGCTTTCAGGAAGTTTCGAGGCATAG
- a CDS encoding acyl-CoA dehydrogenase encodes MRTDQFQSHDYYLMDELLTEEHKLVRDTARAWVKREVSPIIEDYYEQGKFPKQLIPGLGEIGAFGPYIPEEYGGAGMDQIAYGLIMQELERCDSGLRSTASVQSSLVMYPIYKFGSEEQRKKYLPKLASGEMIGCFGLTEPDHGSNPGGMLSNFKDMGDHYLLNGSKMWISNSPFADIAVVWAKNEEGRIHGLIVERGMEGFTTPVIKGKWSLRASDTGELVFDNVKVPKENLLPGKSGLGAPLMCLDSARYGIAWGAIGAALDCYDSALRYSKERQQFGKPIGAFQLQQKKLAEMITEITKAQLLTFRLGQLREEGRATTAQISMAKRNNVNMAIEIAREARQIHGGMGITNEYPIMRHMMNLESVITYEGTHDIHLLITGHDITGEAAFK; translated from the coding sequence ATGAGAACTGATCAATTCCAGTCGCACGACTATTATTTAATGGATGAGCTGCTCACTGAAGAGCACAAACTGGTGCGCGATACAGCCCGCGCCTGGGTAAAGCGCGAAGTTTCGCCGATTATTGAAGACTACTACGAACAAGGCAAATTTCCAAAGCAACTCATTCCCGGCTTGGGTGAAATTGGTGCTTTTGGGCCCTATATCCCCGAAGAATACGGTGGAGCCGGCATGGATCAAATTGCGTACGGACTTATCATGCAGGAGCTGGAGCGCTGCGATAGCGGATTACGCTCAACTGCATCGGTGCAAAGCTCTTTGGTAATGTACCCGATTTATAAATTCGGAAGCGAAGAACAGCGCAAAAAATACCTGCCCAAACTTGCATCGGGCGAAATGATTGGTTGTTTCGGCCTTACCGAGCCCGATCACGGCTCCAATCCCGGTGGCATGCTCTCCAACTTTAAAGACATGGGCGACCACTACCTGCTCAACGGAAGCAAAATGTGGATTTCCAACTCACCCTTTGCCGACATCGCAGTGGTTTGGGCCAAAAATGAGGAGGGACGAATTCATGGGTTGATTGTAGAGCGCGGCATGGAAGGTTTTACCACGCCTGTAATCAAAGGAAAATGGAGCTTGCGAGCTTCAGATACCGGCGAGCTTGTGTTCGACAATGTGAAAGTACCGAAAGAAAACCTCCTTCCGGGAAAATCCGGGCTGGGTGCGCCGCTGATGTGCCTCGACAGCGCCCGATACGGCATTGCCTGGGGTGCCATCGGTGCCGCGCTTGATTGCTACGACTCTGCCCTGCGCTACTCAAAAGAGCGTCAGCAATTCGGAAAACCCATTGGTGCGTTTCAGCTTCAGCAGAAAAAACTGGCCGAAATGATTACCGAAATCACCAAGGCGCAACTGCTTACCTTCCGCCTCGGCCAACTCCGTGAGGAAGGACGCGCCACCACCGCTCAAATCTCCATGGCCAAGCGAAACAATGTGAACATGGCGATTGAAATTGCCCGCGAAGCACGACAAATTCACGGCGGGATGGGAATTACCAACGAGTATCCTATTATGCGCCACATGATGAACCTGGAAAGTGTGATCACCTACGAGGGTACGCACGACATTCATTTGTTGATTACGGGGCACGACATTACCGGAGAGGCCGCTTTCAAGTAG
- a CDS encoding hydroxymethylbilane synthase, whose protein sequence is MNPLANRTVVIGSRGSDLALWQAHHVQSQLQELGIVTRIEIIKTQGDIIQHLSFDKMEGKGFFTKEIEAALLDKSIDLAVHSHKDLETTAPPGLVVAAVSERENPAELLLMHPHAYDPLKPLHLREGAVVGTSAARRKGQLKMWRRDLQIKDLRGNVPTRIQKLQRGDYDAILLARAGMTRLELKPQEIIIEELDPRWFVPAPAQGVLALQVREDDSELFQALQPLNSSEVAANIGRERGVLKQLQGGCQVPFGALCSAENGSMQYWAFLANRSGEAPRRVYFTGSSADFSADKMLAKLQAPRNKRVLVTREMRPDGTAFRMLQEAGCEVAQQSFINILPLPHDAPDWKKVNWLFFTSANAVEHFSYLSSKPGDVRVAVIGKGTMQRLADLGIEADFVGLGNTSDVAEVFREELGNGHALVVCASNGMRTVQRALKPEHFTEIHAYRTEEAPALVKESFDIIAFTSPSNVRAFFASADIGVNTQCVAIGRATAREIESRGYSCAVAWETTEEALADTILGLD, encoded by the coding sequence TTGAATCCCCTCGCCAACCGCACCGTTGTTATAGGAAGCCGCGGTAGCGACCTCGCGCTTTGGCAGGCGCACCACGTGCAATCACAGCTTCAGGAGCTCGGCATTGTTACCCGCATTGAAATCATCAAAACCCAGGGCGATATTATTCAACACCTCAGTTTCGACAAAATGGAAGGTAAGGGGTTCTTCACCAAAGAAATTGAGGCTGCCTTGCTCGATAAGTCCATTGACCTGGCCGTGCATTCGCACAAAGATCTCGAAACAACTGCGCCCCCGGGCCTGGTGGTGGCGGCCGTATCGGAGCGTGAGAATCCGGCAGAGCTGCTGCTTATGCACCCACACGCCTATGACCCGCTGAAGCCACTGCATCTTCGTGAAGGCGCGGTGGTCGGAACCTCGGCGGCCCGCAGAAAAGGTCAGTTGAAAATGTGGAGACGTGATTTGCAAATCAAAGATCTCCGTGGAAATGTGCCCACGCGCATTCAAAAATTGCAGCGCGGTGATTACGATGCAATTCTGCTGGCTCGTGCCGGAATGACGCGACTGGAGTTGAAACCCCAGGAAATCATCATCGAAGAGCTCGACCCCCGCTGGTTTGTTCCTGCTCCCGCACAGGGCGTGCTGGCACTTCAGGTGCGTGAGGATGACAGCGAACTGTTCCAGGCGCTTCAGCCGTTAAACAGCAGCGAAGTTGCGGCCAACATTGGCCGTGAACGCGGTGTATTGAAACAACTACAGGGAGGGTGTCAGGTACCTTTCGGTGCGCTGTGCAGCGCGGAGAATGGCTCTATGCAATACTGGGCGTTTCTGGCCAACAGGTCGGGTGAAGCCCCGCGCAGAGTGTATTTCACTGGGAGCTCTGCCGACTTCAGCGCAGATAAGATGCTGGCCAAACTTCAAGCCCCGCGCAACAAGCGCGTACTGGTTACCCGCGAAATGCGTCCCGATGGAACTGCCTTTCGGATGTTGCAGGAGGCCGGCTGTGAAGTCGCCCAACAATCCTTTATAAACATCCTGCCTCTGCCGCATGATGCACCCGATTGGAAAAAAGTGAACTGGCTGTTTTTTACTTCCGCCAACGCTGTGGAACACTTCTCCTACCTTTCATCTAAACCCGGCGATGTGCGTGTGGCAGTGATAGGAAAGGGAACCATGCAGCGACTGGCAGACCTCGGTATCGAAGCCGATTTTGTGGGCCTGGGAAACACGTCTGATGTAGCGGAGGTGTTTCGCGAGGAACTGGGCAACGGACACGCGCTGGTTGTGTGCGCCTCCAACGGAATGCGCACAGTGCAGCGCGCCTTAAAGCCCGAACATTTCACCGAGATCCATGCCTACCGGACCGAAGAGGCTCCCGCTTTGGTAAAAGAATCTTTTGATATCATCGCGTTCACGTCTCCGAGTAATGTGCGTGCATTTTTTGCCTCAGCGGATATCGGAGTAAATACGCAATGCGTGGCTATTGGCAGAGCCACAGCGCGCGAAATTGAGAGCAGGGGCTACTCCTGTGCGGTGGCGTGGGAAACCACTGAAGAGGCACTGGCCGACACCATTCTCGGCTTGGATTAA
- the hemA gene encoding glutamyl-tRNA reductase: MDGLKIICFTHRTASLEQVGFFHVDDSQRSTRLKSIRDALGMNELMYLSTCNRVEFIFHGPDAVDTTFLQHLHHQLFPEKAPVTPEKFVEIAEVYEDEEAVTHLFRVAASLDSMVVGEREIITQVRQAFEQSKQLGLSGDNIRVLLRKTIETAKRIYTETAIARKPVSVVSLAYHALRDLNVNLEARVIMVGAGKTNRAMSKFLRKHGYTNFNVYNRTPERAAALAADLNGKGYGLDELKNHSGGFDVLITCTGSVDPVITSELYEHLLQGETDKKVIIDLAIPNDVQAEVVKNNKVRYLEVESLQAIAAENLESRREEVQKCEAILAESIREFGFMYRERQIERAMGAIPKQIKEIRHLATTQIFERDLSQLDPNSKEILERVMDYMEKKYIGLPMKMAKEILIQNRRPVS; this comes from the coding sequence TTGGACGGTCTAAAAATAATTTGTTTCACCCATCGCACGGCCTCACTGGAGCAGGTTGGGTTTTTTCACGTGGATGATAGCCAGCGTTCTACGCGGTTAAAATCCATTCGCGATGCCTTGGGCATGAACGAGCTGATGTATCTCTCAACCTGCAATCGCGTAGAGTTCATTTTTCATGGTCCCGATGCGGTAGATACCACCTTTCTGCAGCACCTTCACCACCAGCTTTTTCCCGAAAAAGCTCCCGTCACCCCCGAGAAGTTTGTAGAAATCGCCGAGGTGTACGAGGATGAAGAAGCAGTGACCCACCTCTTTCGGGTGGCAGCATCGCTTGATTCCATGGTGGTGGGTGAGCGGGAAATCATCACCCAGGTGCGCCAGGCATTTGAGCAGTCAAAACAACTGGGTCTTTCAGGAGACAATATCCGCGTGCTGCTCCGTAAAACCATTGAAACCGCCAAGCGCATCTACACTGAAACGGCTATTGCCCGAAAGCCCGTTTCGGTAGTGTCATTGGCTTATCACGCACTACGCGATTTGAACGTAAATCTCGAAGCCCGGGTGATTATGGTGGGTGCAGGAAAAACCAACCGCGCCATGAGCAAATTTTTGCGCAAGCACGGCTACACCAACTTTAACGTTTACAACCGCACGCCTGAGCGCGCCGCTGCCCTCGCGGCCGACCTTAATGGCAAGGGCTACGGTCTCGACGAACTCAAAAACCACAGTGGCGGATTCGACGTGCTTATCACCTGTACAGGATCGGTTGATCCGGTAATTACCTCCGAATTGTACGAACACCTTCTGCAAGGAGAAACCGACAAAAAAGTAATCATCGACCTGGCCATTCCCAATGATGTGCAGGCCGAAGTGGTGAAAAACAACAAAGTGCGCTACCTCGAAGTAGAAAGCCTTCAGGCCATTGCCGCAGAGAATCTGGAATCCCGTCGCGAAGAAGTTCAGAAATGTGAAGCCATACTCGCAGAGAGCATCCGTGAATTTGGCTTTATGTACCGCGAGCGCCAGATTGAGCGCGCCATGGGAGCCATCCCAAAGCAAATCAAGGAGATTCGCCACCTTGCTACCACGCAGATTTTCGAGCGCGACCTCAGCCAACTTGATCCTAACTCCAAAGAAATTCTGGAGCGCGTAATGGACTACATGGAGAAAAAATACATCGGCCTACCCATGAAAATGGCCAAGGAAATCCTCATCCAGAACCGACGCCCCGTCTCTTGA